Genomic window (Diabrotica undecimpunctata isolate CICGRU chromosome 6, icDiaUnde3, whole genome shotgun sequence):
caggtggcggtaagtctggCGACCTCGGTGTCCACTCAATAGGATctctccttccaatccatttgatcggataattagtatccaaccagtgcctaactggagctgcatagtgaggaggtgctcagttttgtttatttacattactattcagcataaaagtacattcatcagagaaacaaatattttttaacattctcggttcaacGCGAATTCATTCAGTCATTcgttcacaaaactcaattcgtcggtctggatcatcatcgcctagttcttgaagaatttgtgttttgtacgggcgaaacttatgtaatttcaacacctttctaaccgactcatgtgaaagtcctgtcattacagatacttgacgtgttgatgcagtaggctctattACAAAATTTCCAAGAACCTCAATTTGGGAGgcttcattcagtaatcttggagcatccctttttttattttgcactgatccgGTTTCTCTAAACTTTTTAACTAAATCGCGGACTTGACGTTACTTACATTTTTGTCCGGatgcctttcatgaaatatttgagctgttcgtaaatcatactggttctgggaggcaaatatgaaaaCGATCTCCACGCGTTCAGGTATATGTAAACCATCGTGACAACTATAGCTGAATGACAGTACCTATCgtacaaatgatgaaaactaatgacatttaaaattcttatataaaacaaaaattaataaatctgacagaattaaaaaaacagatgttttcaacttgttttgcaaaaacggcaaatgcaaattaagtttttatttaacaaaaaacacttatcattaaaaataatagtccgggtgatggcattacaaatacaaaattcatagtaagccggctgatggtaacaccctgtataattgttaaacaataattatacaaggtcatcaacaaaatcaataaaatcctaattaaatttttcatttaagccaaagtttcacaattatttcctcaccctgtataattattatttataccatggtatagcattttttatagtcttttcaatgatgtatcacaagtagggctttgcaatttaaacttttttggttatgGTGGGTCGGGCCAAGGGGGTTGATGGAGGTGAGTTCTCTGTCAGGTCATTTTAGTTCCCCATATCTATCCTAGAAacagtttcaagcatttttcgatatcagcttttgtttgtgagttatagcccattgtaagttttaaaatgaacacactgtatatatatacatatatatatatatatatatttaggtgCAGTAAAGTAAAATGTAAAAACGTCTGAATTTAGTTTATATATTATGAGAAGTGAAAAATAATATCTTGTATATACCACTGGTGTTACCGGATGATCATGTCCATCGAGCAACATTCATTCATCGCGCCAGATGACCTCTAGTTGGATTATGTTGCTTTTCGGGCGCAATCATCTTAATAACACCCTTGATGTATAAATAGCTATTAAACGGGCGGGCGctcatttgtatatatatatatatatatatatatatatatatatatatatatatatatatatatatatattcggtttttttttataacgtcttacgacgttgtccgactcccaaacgccactgtattctgtcttgagttaggtcttcgtccagatttcgagcgctaatcgctttcctaactcccaggttccagctctgtggtggtcttcctcgtttcctcttctctgggggttgccacatcatcgtttttttaggcaatctttcgtcccccattcggctcacatgcccataccatatgagctgttttctctcaatatcctcaactatagtgccctctatacccatttgttgttttatcacttcattccgtattctgtcggctcttgatattctcatcgatcttctgatcgAAGATCggcgctcatttgtacaatgagaatttaaaGTAGCAAAAATTCGTGCCCTAGATCTTGTTTCTGTCGCTTATACACGCCGCAGACCGAGCGACGTGTATTTATTagcgattaaaaaacaatgttttaaaatgaataggcccaaaatacttatcgggaaatgatagaacaaggtttgactTTGAATTTAGGtctttggtgaattcaaaaataatgttttttacttgtgtttttgcgCTTTtctcatttttaaattatttatagctCGAAAACGATTAACTTAACAGAAAAACTACTAGAGATTTATTTTGTTCGGAATGAACcaaatatttcaaacaaatttgtCCGGGCGAAAATTTGATTGTTAAAATTTGTTACCAAAAAATTGGAACAATTTTTTGCCTGTGCGATTTTTTAAAGCTTATGTTGGGGAATCTAATGAaagatatgcaaaaaaatctcataagaatatttttccgaacgaacccgagctctTCTCCTTGTTTATTACATTTAGTGACGCTTATTCTACTCttaagtttcttttttttttatttatttagttaattGGTCAACAACTAGTTTCTGCTTGGTTATATTGTAAATTGTTGCCAAATACTATCTGTTGAAAATGCCATGTAAGGTGTTGAGTCTGAATCTAGTTATATCTGGTAATGTTCTTGATACAAATCTAAATGCGAAAAATATATCGCTCCAGATAAAGCGTCTAGGATTTCTTCTATGCATGGTAGTAAAATCtgtcgttttttattttattgtttaattacCTGTAATCTACCATTACTCTCCATTTTTTCCATATGTAGCGATGACAAGTATTTTGATACTGCGTTTTCAATGATTCGATCGTTTaacttttttttacttatttatttgtcttTGTTTTCTGTCCGTGTGATAATCTATACGGTTTTTTGAAAACCGGTGTCGCTTCTTTTTGGAATCTAATTTTTGCTTTGTACACATTAGTTATGTTGCATAGGtcgttttccaaaaaaaaaatctgtatactttaaacaaattttctctATCGACCTTTTTTCTTCTAATGTTAGGGTCTCGTTTTTATTGTGTGTAGCACTCGTTCGACTTTGTTTACTTATTTTTTGTTTCTCTCATATAAAATATATCAAGTTTTGTATCTTCGGGtcaaaatttctaatttttacttcttttcttaatttttacTACTATTACTACTTCgtaatttttacttctttgttatTTACATTTATGTTACAGGTAACATACTGTTAATTGTATCAAATCCTAGGAGTATCAAACTCCTTCGCAAACTACCTGTGGCATTATGATGTATTCTCACGTGTCTGCTCCAATATTAAAGTAAAGTATCGTTTCGCATCTTGTCGATAGAATTGAACAGTTTTCCCCATCGTTTCCATCGTTTCGTCTATTGTTGTTCATTTTACTTGTAATGAAAATTCTAAAGTTTCGTAGTTTGTGTCTGCttgataatttttcaaaaaatctggCGCCATTATTCCGCCtacattatacaaaaaatataattgcgAAATAATGTCATACTGTAATGGTTCCTTCCTAGTCTTGCAATAGTTTAATGTTACACCATAGTGCCCCAATCGTAATTCTTTTAAGTTTGATTTGATATGCTTATTTATGCCTTTATCATTATCCAAGCGTTCGTTAAAAATTACACTAACTGCTACTCCGGTGGTTACTTAGTCGTTTGTACTTATCTTTGAAATATGCTGTTATATAAATCAATCCATTTATTTCGACATTTAGTACTTGTCTATTTTCATTTTATGTTTTACTGTTAagaagaaactaaataaaaaacatatcaaTACTTTTAGAGCTTTTGAACCAAGTAACAGATACTACGAATCAAATCTTCCCGACTACCGTTCAAAACATCAAAACTTTAGCAAACCAGAAAGGAAAGAAAGCAAAGAGTCACGATTTGGTATTATTCCTATATCAACAACTTCCTATGGGTCTAATGGAAATGGCGTACAATATGGAACTGGAAATGTTGGCTATACTATCAGTCCTATGAAAATTGATATTGGAGGAGTGGCACTTGGAGCAATCCTGGGGCTTGGACTTGTTCTGATTATACCCAAGATAGCAAATATTGTAGGAGGTGGAGGAGGATATGGTGGATATAGAAGTAAGTGCAAACAAATCAATTCTTATAAGTCTTTCAGATCTATTACTGAATGATTTGCTTTTATTTTATCTAACTTCTTTAATCAACCAATTtcccattgttttttttttaattcaaaatttcATAGACAAAGCATAGTTTcactatattgttctgaagctagtttcttgtggcattttaaagtaattaatgtctaaatgggaataagccacaattaaaggttaaagtacgtaaattgacgtttcaatttccacttcggaaatcgttctcaaaataaaaacattagtttgtattttgagaacacacctcacaagtgcagtagaaagaacgacattccCGTGGTATTTAGGAGGACAgtgacttatggatataagtagacaattagaaaaattaattactaatttaagaacatATTTTCAGATGCAGTCTGAGACATCTACTCGTCATCGCGCGATTTGCGCCGTAGACGacacaccgatcaaactgaggaaaccagaaatgcgcataaacaaTCTTAATAAGGACGAAAAAATCCGCACCTGAATGGGTAAACCTCTGCtagggcgacatcccaatgaatacggtcaagactatgtcgacaatataacgtcgaactattggttgacatcaacGAAAGATGtttcctgaaacagaaggttcgtTAGCTGCCATTAAGTATAAGGTTATGCTAACTAAAAATTCCAAAGAAATCTTCCAAAATCTTACCGGAGGTTACCAGGCATTTGATGTAGCTAAATATAAGGAACGGCctgactcagtagggaagatccttTGTCAAAAGATAGCTTTAAAACTGAGACTTCTTTAAGTAAACCATCTCCCATATAACCAATatgttcctgagagtatgcttcagaatgacaactacacgctatactgggatcgcactgtgctcacagaccacaCAGttgcacataatagaccagatctcgtactagttaataaactaacacgACAAATAACACTAATCAATgcggcgatacctaacaacaatactCTATgtcttaaatacaacaaaaagaaCGCCAAGTAGAGAGATCTgcaaatacaaataaggagacaatggagaacggaaagtacccagacaatacgtGTTATTCTTTGTACAACTGTAGTCATTCCGAAGAACTTCCTAGAAAATATAataaagctgggtctaaatgaacatctatataagatcatgcagaaaggtACTCTCGACGTCCAGATGAATATGAAAATTTTTAGGAGATCCTTCTGATACCGttggtatctgggatgagtgaatttttcccttagatAGAGTGTGAGTCGTATGGTAAAATCTGgacataataataatataaaattattatgtaTCTAActaaagcgagaattgctcaagctagggatagtttctttaagatgcgcgttctattctgcgatacacatataaatattaaattgagattaaaacttgtaaaatgttttatctggtctgttcttctctacggagtcgaaacatggactttaaaaataaagagcctgaatagaatcgaggcacttgaaatgtgggtgtaccgtagaattttaaaaattccttggacagcacgaaaaacaaatgaagaagtactagcgagactcaatttagaaaaagaactattgagaacagtcaaaagaagaaaaaccagttatttagggcatttgttgcgcaacgagaaatactacatccctcagttgataataaaaggcaaaatagaaggaaagcgaggaattggaagaaaaaaattgtcctggttacgtaatatcagaaactggacaggacttggatttgaggaactcttaagaacagctgaagatagacaaacgtttgccaccataaccgctaacctccattgatggagacggcacttgaagaagaagaactagtgacaaaAATTTATTGGGTGTGCATGATATTTATTACTTCTTAGTGGTAGGCCATTTATCCAAACATGTACCTGGTATTCGCATATATTCCCTTTATAGTCagatccacaaaaaaaaaaaccacACTTGAATTAATTTACCCACTAAAAGCGTTAACCATTTTtaggcttggaaacagaaatgtcATCCGTAACTGATGTACTTGCTAGAATTGACAACTCTCTCGAACAACATAATATAGATAGTTCATCTTGTATTCAAAGAACTATATGTTCATATGTAAATAGtgcacaaaaa
Coding sequences:
- the LOC140442763 gene encoding uncharacterized protein; amino-acid sequence: MKNSCFVIFVFFLNGVICGPKVYQNPDGAFEPSNRYYESNLPDYRSKHQNFSKPERKESKESRFGIIPISTTSYGSNGNGVQYGTGNVGYTISPMKIDIGGVALGAILGLGLVLIIPKIANIVGGGGGYGGYRSLETEMSSVTDVLARIDNSLEQHNIDSSSCIQRTICSYVNSAQKNIKNGEATGVDEFITSLTNNTLLSYMLDGTAVKEAAETGKANDEEQCNNKYPKCPLTKDNVLKVLGSLIPA